The genomic segment CAACACGCATATACACTAAGGAGGAAGTAAGTTCCCACACCAGCCCTGAGACTGGGATCTGGGTGACTCTGGGCTCTGAGGTCTTTGATGTCACAGAATTTGTGGACCTACATCCAGGGGGGCCTTCAAAGCTGATGCTAGCAGCTGGGGGTCCCCTAGAGCCCTTCTGGGCCCTCTATGCTGTTCACAACCAGTCCCACGTGCGTGAGTTACTGGCTCAGTACAAGATTGGGGAGCTGAACCCCGAAGACAAAGTAGCCCCCACCGTGGAGACCTCTGACCCTTATGCTGATGATCCTGTACGTCACCCAGCCCTGAAGGTCAACAGCCAGCGCCCCTTTAATGCAGAGCCCCCGCCTGAGCTGCTGACAGAAAACTACATCACACCCAACCCTATTTTCTTCACCCGGAACCATCTGCCTGTACCTAACCTGGATCCAGACACCTATCGCTTACATATAGTAGGAGCACCTGGGGGTCAGTCACTGTCCCTTTCCCTGGATGACTTGCACAACTTTCCCAAGTACGAGATCACAGTCACTCTGCAGTGTGCCGGCAACCGGCGCTCTGAGATGACTCAGGTCAAAGAAGTAAAAGGTCTGGAGTGGAGGACAGGAGCCATCAGCACTGCACGTTGGGCTGGGgcacggctttgtgatgtgttagcCCAGGCTGGCCACCAACTCTGTGAAACTGAGGCCCATGTCTGCTTTGAGGGACTGGACTCAGACCCTACTGGGACTGCCTATGGAGCATCCATCCCTCTGGCTCGGGCCATGGACCCTGAAGCTGAGGTCCTGCTGGCATATGAGATGAATGGGCAGCCTCTGCCACGTGACCACGGCTTCCCTGTGCGTGTGGTGGTTCCTGGAGTGGTGGGTGCCCGCCATGTCAAATGGCTGGGCAGAGTGAGTGTGCAGCCAGAGGAAAGTTACAGCCACTGGCAACGGCGGGATTACAAAGGCTTCTCTCCATCTGTGGACTGGGACACTGTAGATTTTGACTCTGCTCCATCCATTCAGGAACTTCCTGTCCAGTCGGCCATCACAGAGCCCCGGGATGGAGAGACTGTAGAATCAGGGGAGGTGACCATCAAGGGTTATGCATGGAGTGGTGGTGGCAGAGCTGTGATCCGGGTGGATGTGTCTCTGGATGGGGGCCTAACCTGGCAGGTGGCTAAGCTGGATGGAGAGGAACAGCGCCCCAGGAAGGCCTGGGCATGGCGTCTGTGGCAGTTGCAAGCCCCTGTGCCAGCTGGACAAAAGGAACTGAACATTG from the Macaca thibetana thibetana isolate TM-01 chromosome 11, ASM2454274v1, whole genome shotgun sequence genome contains:
- the SUOX gene encoding sulfite oxidase, mitochondrial — encoded protein: MLLLHRAVVLRLQQACRLKSIPSRIYIQACSTNDSFRPQYPSLTFSGDNSSTRGWKVMGTLLGLGAVLAYQDHRCRAAQKSTRIYTKEEVSSHTSPETGIWVTLGSEVFDVTEFVDLHPGGPSKLMLAAGGPLEPFWALYAVHNQSHVRELLAQYKIGELNPEDKVAPTVETSDPYADDPVRHPALKVNSQRPFNAEPPPELLTENYITPNPIFFTRNHLPVPNLDPDTYRLHIVGAPGGQSLSLSLDDLHNFPKYEITVTLQCAGNRRSEMTQVKEVKGLEWRTGAISTARWAGARLCDVLAQAGHQLCETEAHVCFEGLDSDPTGTAYGASIPLARAMDPEAEVLLAYEMNGQPLPRDHGFPVRVVVPGVVGARHVKWLGRVSVQPEESYSHWQRRDYKGFSPSVDWDTVDFDSAPSIQELPVQSAITEPRDGETVESGEVTIKGYAWSGGGRAVIRVDVSLDGGLTWQVAKLDGEEQRPRKAWAWRLWQLQAPVPAGQKELNIVCKAVDDGYNVQPDTVAPIWNLRGVLSNAWHRVHVFVAP